The DNA segment TTTGCTTACTTTGCGGATCTGGCTGAAAACGGCAAGGATTTACGTTTTCTGGCGGCCGACGATAAAACGCCGCTGAAGTTCTATGTCGAAAAATTGGATCCGGTCAATGAAATGGCGTTGATCTGGGTCAAATTGCCCAAGGACATCGCCAACGCGGCCGAGCCGATGATCTGGATGTATTACGGCAATCCGAAAGCGGTCGATGCTCAGGATGCCGGCGGTATATTCGATGTCGCGCAGTCGGTGGTTTATCACTTTGGCCAAGGTCCGGTCACGGACGCCACAGCCTATGCCAATCAGCCCGCCGCGGCAAGCAATACTATCGTCGACGGCGGCGCGGTGGGCGATGCGGCCGCATTCGACGGCAATCAATCGATTCGTATTGCCGCCTCTCCGGCTATCCAGATGATGGCCGAATTTGGTTGGACGGTTTCCGCTTGGGTCAAAATCGATCAAGCGCAGGACGATGGTGTGATATTTGAACGCGATGGACTTATTTTATCCGTTAGGGGTCAGGCGCCGGTTTTGGATTTAAATCGAAAGGAAATCGTCAGTCCGATTAGTTTGAATTTGGCGGCATGGCATCACTTGGCCGTTTCCGGAACCAAGGAAGGTTATACCTTCTATGTCGATGGCAAGGCGGCCGGTATGTTGCCGGCCAGTGTGTCCGTTTTTCAGGGCGACATTAGTATAGGCTCGGCATTGAGCGGTTCACGCGGTTTTGTCGGCGCGATCGACGAGTTCGGTATTGCCAAGGTAGCCAGGGATCAGAATTACTTGCAGTTTGCGGCGATGATGCAGGGGCAAAGTTCGGCGTTGTTGAACTACGGCGAAGACAGTACTCCCGATAGTGAAGGCGAAAGCGAATCCTATCTGGTATCGACGTTGAACAACGTCACCATCGACGGCTGGGTGATCATCGGTATTTTGGGGGTGATGTTTGTGATCAGTACCCTGGTGATGATCGTTAAAGCTATCGTGTTGAGTCGTACCAGTCGCGAAAACAAGAAGTTTGAAGAAGCCTTCAGCAAGCTGGGAACCATGAATATCAGCAAGCTGGATCATCAGGACGAGGAAGGGCAGGCCGATTTCGACGAATCCCCCTTGTTGCTGTCGTTGACCGGTAACCATGCGGCATTCGCCGGTTCTTCCATCTACCGCATCTATCATATGGGGGTGCAGGAAATGAACAAACGTCTGCCGAAAGGCGTGGGTGCCGATGCCGCCGACCAAATTTTGTCGGCCCAAGGCTTGAATGCGGTCAAGGCTTCGATGGATGGCGTGCTGGTGCGCGAGCTACAGAAACTGAATTCGCAAATGGTGCTGCTAACTATCGCCATCTCCGGCGGCCCGTTCCTGGGGCTACTGGGTACCGTGGTCGGGGTCATGATTACCTTTGCCGCAATCGCGGCCAGCGGGGAAGTCAATGTCAACGCAATCGCGCCGGGTATTGCCGCCGCGTTGGTGGCGACGGTAGCCGGTCTGGGCGTGGCGATTCCGGCCCTGTTTGGCTACAACTATTTGGGTAGTCAGATCAAGATGGTGACCGCCGACATGCATGTGTTTGTCGACGAGTTCGTCGCCAAGCTGGCCGAGCAGCATAGCTGATCGATACGAAACTATCATCGAAAAATGCCGAGGATTCGTAGGGTACGCACTGCGTACCTTTTCGACCGGCTCTTGATCGAAATGGTTGCCGGTACGCAATGCGTACCCTACCGAGCTTGACCTACGAGAATATACAATGAAAGTTCAAGAAGAAAACGCCGCGTACGACGAAATCAACGTCACGCCGATGCTGGATTTGGCATACGTGCTGCTGGTGGTATTTATTTTGATGACTACCGCCGCGGTACAGGGCGTCCAAGTCAATTTACCCAAGGCCAGCAACACCCCCAGTTTGGCCAAGCCGCAAACCAAGGCGATTACCGTGACCGCCGACGGCACTATTTTCCTGGATACTTTTCCGGTCACGATGGAGCAACTGGAGTCGACCCTGATGCAGTATAAGGCCGCCAATCCGGAGTTGCCGGTGGTGGTGAAGGGCGATTCCACAGTGCAGTATCAAAGCGTGATCGATATTTTGGCCTTGCTGGGCAAACTGGAAATCACCCAGGTTGGTTTGGTGACGCAAAGTCTTACCAAATAGCGTATTCAGCCATGTCCGAAACAAAGCATTTCCGGGTGTATATCCCCAGAATCATAGGTGGTTTGCTGGCGGCGCTGGCGATTTTTTACGTGGTCAAGGTCATCGTGGATTTCATCGATAAAAAACCGGCCAAAAATGAGAAAAAAATTCAGCCGATCACCTTAATGAAACCTCCGCCACCACCACCACCTCCTCCTCCCAAGGTGGAAAAGCCACCCGAGCCCGAGATCAAGGAGAAAATCGAAGAGCCGGAACCCGAGCCGGAGCCGATGCCCGAATCGCCACCGGATGAAGCGCCAGCACGCGACTTGGGACTGGATGCCGAAGGCACGGCCGGCACCGACGGTTTCGGTCTGGCCGCGCGCAAGGGCGGCAACGGTTTGTTCGGTGGCGGCGGCAATCCCTATGCCAGGTACGACGGATTGGTCTCGAAAGGCATTCTGAACTTTTTGAGCAGCCACGAAGAACTGCGGCGTAA comes from the Methylomonas sp. LL1 genome and includes:
- a CDS encoding TonB C-terminal domain-containing protein, with translation MSETKHFRVYIPRIIGGLLAALAIFYVVKVIVDFIDKKPAKNEKKIQPITLMKPPPPPPPPPPKVEKPPEPEIKEKIEEPEPEPEPMPESPPDEAPARDLGLDAEGTAGTDGFGLAARKGGNGLFGGGGNPYARYDGLVSKGILNFLSSHEELRRKGYTAIVKVWLKADGSVERVEFTKGSNDADIDELISRLLNKFDKVAEAPPPGMQQPIKLKISSRI
- a CDS encoding ExbD/TolR family protein: MKVQEENAAYDEINVTPMLDLAYVLLVVFILMTTAAVQGVQVNLPKASNTPSLAKPQTKAITVTADGTIFLDTFPVTMEQLESTLMQYKAANPELPVVVKGDSTVQYQSVIDILALLGKLEITQVGLVTQSLTK
- a CDS encoding DUF2341 domain-containing protein — translated: MKRIVTLILMLSMVPGLALAWWNDEWGYKKKITIDAQRLQQEGVKLVAEGLVPVRLHTGNFAYFADLAENGKDLRFLAADDKTPLKFYVEKLDPVNEMALIWVKLPKDIANAAEPMIWMYYGNPKAVDAQDAGGIFDVAQSVVYHFGQGPVTDATAYANQPAAASNTIVDGGAVGDAAAFDGNQSIRIAASPAIQMMAEFGWTVSAWVKIDQAQDDGVIFERDGLILSVRGQAPVLDLNRKEIVSPISLNLAAWHHLAVSGTKEGYTFYVDGKAAGMLPASVSVFQGDISIGSALSGSRGFVGAIDEFGIAKVARDQNYLQFAAMMQGQSSALLNYGEDSTPDSEGESESYLVSTLNNVTIDGWVIIGILGVMFVISTLVMIVKAIVLSRTSRENKKFEEAFSKLGTMNISKLDHQDEEGQADFDESPLLLSLTGNHAAFAGSSIYRIYHMGVQEMNKRLPKGVGADAADQILSAQGLNAVKASMDGVLVRELQKLNSQMVLLTIAISGGPFLGLLGTVVGVMITFAAIAASGEVNVNAIAPGIAAALVATVAGLGVAIPALFGYNYLGSQIKMVTADMHVFVDEFVAKLAEQHS